One part of the Arthrobacter sp. B1I2 genome encodes these proteins:
- a CDS encoding gluconokinase, protein MSNNQPGNAKPRVVVMGVSGCGKTTIGDLVARELGVPFLDGDSLHPVENVAKMAAGTPLTDEDRWPWLATVGTELANAGDGGMVLACSALRRSYRDAIREQAPDTIFLHLNGSKEVLKARTEGRTGHFMPPALLESQLATLEPLDANEAGVHVDIAAPVNEVVATALANIPHTHV, encoded by the coding sequence GTGAGTAACAATCAACCCGGAAACGCCAAACCCCGTGTGGTGGTCATGGGCGTCTCCGGCTGCGGCAAGACCACCATCGGGGATCTCGTGGCCCGCGAACTGGGCGTCCCGTTCCTGGACGGCGATTCCCTCCATCCGGTGGAGAATGTCGCCAAGATGGCCGCCGGCACACCGCTGACGGATGAGGACCGCTGGCCCTGGCTCGCGACGGTGGGCACCGAGCTGGCCAACGCGGGAGATGGCGGGATGGTGCTTGCCTGCTCCGCGCTCCGCCGCAGCTACCGCGATGCGATCCGCGAACAGGCTCCGGACACCATCTTCCTGCACCTGAACGGCAGCAAAGAGGTCCTGAAGGCACGCACAGAAGGCCGCACCGGGCACTTCATGCCACCGGCACTCCTGGAGTCACAGCTTGCAACGCTGGAACCGCTCGACGCCAACGAAGCCGGCGTCCACGTCGACATCGCCGCACCCGTAAACGAAGTAGTGGCCACGGCGCTGGCCAACATCCCGCACACCCACGTCTGA
- a CDS encoding carbohydrate ABC transporter permease — MTSQLEIQPRLHSPLRQSRRSLRRNSTGWLFLAPAVLLIAALTVIPFGQAILLSFQEWDGISPDSPFVGLDNYSAVLKDQVFWASMGNVLVFAVVGFFLGNGIALAMAIAVNKVPRAKAFFRTAFYLPGAFSVVVVGLIYSWLLEPRIGIVNRGLEAIGAGSLSQNWLGNPEIALFSVALVFVWYHWGFAFILFLAGLQDIPNELYEAASLDGAPGRTKFRYITWPHLAPVTSIVSVLTLLSALQVFGTVQVLTNGGPGYHTMVPTLQIYIEAFANHRYGTAAAMSVLFGGALVVLSLVQLGISRRSSRA, encoded by the coding sequence ATGACAAGCCAGCTAGAGATTCAGCCGCGGCTACATAGTCCGTTGAGGCAGTCGCGGCGATCACTGCGGCGTAACTCTACTGGTTGGCTGTTTCTCGCACCTGCCGTCCTGCTGATTGCCGCGTTAACTGTCATACCCTTTGGGCAAGCGATCCTACTGAGCTTTCAGGAATGGGACGGTATAAGCCCGGACTCTCCGTTCGTCGGGCTCGACAACTATTCCGCCGTCCTAAAGGATCAGGTTTTCTGGGCCTCGATGGGCAATGTCCTTGTCTTTGCGGTGGTCGGGTTCTTCCTGGGCAACGGTATCGCCCTCGCTATGGCCATAGCAGTCAACAAGGTGCCACGAGCAAAGGCGTTCTTCAGGACGGCCTTCTACCTTCCAGGCGCATTCTCGGTAGTAGTTGTAGGCCTGATTTACTCCTGGCTGCTGGAACCGCGGATTGGGATTGTTAACCGTGGTCTTGAAGCAATTGGCGCCGGTTCTCTCTCGCAGAACTGGCTAGGTAACCCGGAAATTGCGCTTTTCAGCGTTGCGCTGGTCTTTGTCTGGTACCACTGGGGCTTTGCCTTTATCCTCTTTCTCGCCGGACTGCAGGACATCCCGAACGAACTCTACGAGGCCGCCAGCTTGGACGGCGCACCCGGTCGGACAAAGTTTCGCTACATCACATGGCCGCACCTCGCTCCCGTTACTAGCATTGTGAGCGTGCTGACGCTGCTCTCCGCCTTGCAAGTTTTCGGCACAGTACAAGTCCTCACCAATGGAGGCCCTGGCTACCACACCATGGTACCGACCCTTCAGATATACATCGAAGCATTCGCCAATCACCGTTATGGAACAGCTGCTGCAATGTCTGTTTTGTTCGGCGGTGCACTGGTCGTCCTATCACTTGTGCAACTCGGAATCTCGAGGCGGAGCTCCCGTGCCTAG
- a CDS encoding SDR family NAD(P)-dependent oxidoreductase produces MKITPGSVAVITGGASGIGFGLAEALAEREVRLVLADVREDALEPAADALRAKGAEVATVRTDVTDRNSVEGLAHRTLELFGRVDLVCNNAGLICSGAPLWEQSTQTWDRMIAVKVMGVVHGVQAFAPIMIKQGAGHFLNTASSGGLAPLPNRTPYTATMHAVVGLTETLDLELKAEALALGATVLCPGLVDTAIGKNSATLGAIKLSSGAEGAMRSIAAASGGILTPLEVGEAAIAGIEEGRVHVAPGNDVSARAKARVQGLLRDLEKSGQVIETH; encoded by the coding sequence GTGAAGATAACCCCGGGTAGCGTCGCCGTCATCACGGGAGGCGCCAGCGGTATTGGTTTTGGCCTGGCAGAAGCCCTCGCGGAACGAGAGGTCCGTCTGGTTTTAGCCGACGTCCGAGAGGATGCCCTTGAACCGGCTGCTGATGCCCTCCGGGCAAAGGGCGCGGAGGTTGCGACCGTCCGCACCGACGTCACCGACCGGAATTCCGTGGAAGGGCTTGCGCACCGCACCTTGGAACTATTCGGACGGGTCGACCTCGTTTGCAACAACGCCGGCCTGATATGTTCCGGCGCACCCCTCTGGGAGCAGAGCACACAGACCTGGGACCGAATGATCGCGGTCAAGGTCATGGGAGTTGTCCATGGAGTCCAAGCCTTCGCCCCCATCATGATTAAGCAAGGCGCAGGGCATTTTCTTAACACTGCATCGTCCGGCGGCCTGGCGCCATTGCCGAACCGCACACCGTACACCGCCACAATGCACGCGGTTGTAGGTTTGACCGAGACTCTCGACCTCGAACTCAAAGCAGAGGCGCTGGCCCTCGGGGCGACCGTGCTGTGTCCTGGCCTCGTGGACACAGCAATCGGAAAGAACTCGGCAACCTTGGGCGCAATCAAATTGTCGTCAGGCGCCGAGGGGGCGATGCGAAGCATCGCGGCTGCTTCCGGAGGGATCCTCACGCCGCTGGAGGTTGGCGAGGCAGCGATAGCCGGCATTGAGGAAGGCAGGGTCCATGTAGCCCCCGGTAATGACGTTTCCGCCCGCGCTAAAGCAAGGGTGCAAGGCCTGTTGAGGGACTTGGAAAAGTCAGGACAGGTTATTGAAACCCATTGA
- a CDS encoding MFS transporter, whose translation MTPGNRPKKPRAHATKHKKGSSTGSILRTLTGLLTGLLVALLASSIISTSIPRIVNDLAGSQATFTWIVTATLLAITISTPIWGKLADLLNRKALVQAALVIFIAGSLLAGAAPEPGTLIAGRVIQGLGAGGLLTLVQIIMADIISPRDRGKYMGLTGAVMTAGSVGGPLLGGVITDFAGWRWNFFASVPFALASLVLIQLTLHLPRKPRTVTIDYAGAVFITAGVSSLLIWITLGGSQFEWRSLQSLLLLAASLVLLIAAVLIERKAAEPIIPLSLFRNRSFSLTVIASISVGVAVYGTAVFMSQYLQLSRAATATDSGLIAMPQVIAVVVASTVVGALISRSGKWKFWMVLGASFLTLGLGCLATIGVATPIPLLWTYMAFVGLGIGMVMQNLVLVTQNTAEVAHLGVASAGVAFFRTLGGTIGVTVLGAALSSRAAQVIADKSDSLRAQGIDPSVISTGRLPDMGSLSDPLRAVVAEAYAQGVAGVFLLSTPLALLTVVAIAFLPNVPLKRKTGLEQLAETEAEIAVDIAGGEARLAVSESEGTRELSTDSRRP comes from the coding sequence ATGACTCCCGGGAACAGACCTAAAAAACCAAGAGCCCACGCAACGAAGCACAAGAAGGGTTCATCCACTGGTTCGATCCTCAGGACATTGACCGGGCTGCTTACGGGCCTTCTTGTAGCGCTCTTGGCGAGCTCAATTATTTCCACCTCAATTCCTCGAATTGTTAACGACCTAGCGGGATCCCAGGCCACTTTCACTTGGATCGTGACCGCCACTTTACTGGCCATAACTATTAGCACGCCGATTTGGGGCAAATTGGCCGACCTACTAAATCGGAAGGCATTAGTGCAGGCAGCCCTGGTGATCTTTATCGCAGGTTCCCTGCTGGCTGGCGCTGCACCTGAACCAGGCACTTTAATCGCAGGACGCGTCATTCAAGGACTGGGCGCTGGCGGCTTGCTGACTCTGGTGCAGATCATCATGGCCGATATCATTAGCCCGCGAGACCGTGGAAAGTATATGGGCTTGACGGGCGCAGTCATGACAGCGGGCTCCGTGGGAGGACCGCTGCTCGGTGGAGTCATCACTGATTTCGCTGGGTGGCGGTGGAACTTCTTCGCCTCAGTTCCCTTCGCCCTGGCCTCGCTCGTGCTGATTCAACTTACTCTTCACTTGCCCCGGAAGCCTCGGACCGTGACCATCGATTACGCCGGAGCCGTCTTCATAACCGCCGGCGTGTCGAGCCTGCTGATCTGGATAACTTTGGGTGGCTCGCAGTTTGAATGGCGTTCACTTCAATCTTTGCTGTTGCTGGCGGCATCCCTCGTACTGCTTATCGCTGCCGTCCTGATAGAAAGAAAGGCCGCAGAACCGATTATCCCGCTGTCTCTGTTCCGGAATCGTTCCTTCTCCCTCACTGTTATCGCCAGCATCTCAGTAGGTGTGGCGGTCTACGGTACGGCAGTATTCATGAGCCAGTACCTGCAGCTCAGTCGCGCGGCCACCGCTACGGACTCTGGACTTATTGCCATGCCTCAGGTCATTGCAGTGGTGGTGGCGTCCACGGTCGTTGGCGCCCTGATCAGCCGCTCGGGTAAATGGAAATTCTGGATGGTCCTGGGAGCCAGCTTCCTCACCTTGGGCTTGGGTTGCTTGGCAACCATAGGCGTGGCGACACCGATACCACTCCTGTGGACCTATATGGCATTTGTTGGATTGGGCATCGGGATGGTTATGCAAAACCTCGTCCTCGTCACTCAGAACACGGCCGAGGTAGCGCACCTAGGCGTAGCAAGCGCCGGGGTAGCCTTCTTCCGCACTCTAGGCGGAACAATCGGAGTCACGGTACTTGGCGCAGCCCTTTCCTCAAGGGCAGCACAAGTCATAGCGGACAAATCCGACTCCTTGAGGGCGCAGGGGATTGACCCATCGGTGATCAGCACCGGACGGCTACCAGATATGGGTTCCCTAAGCGATCCCCTTCGTGCCGTGGTTGCGGAAGCCTATGCCCAGGGAGTGGCCGGAGTATTTCTACTATCCACGCCGCTTGCGCTGCTTACTGTTGTCGCCATCGCTTTCCTTCCCAATGTGCCTCTGAAGCGAAAGACAGGCCTTGAACAACTCGCGGAAACGGAAGCAGAAATCGCCGTGGACATCGCCGGGGGAGAGGCACGGCTAGCTGTTAGCGAATCGGAAGGTACGAGGGAATTGTCAACAGACTCCCGCCGCCCGTAA
- a CDS encoding ABC transporter substrate-binding protein, which yields MMKQPRQGTPTYARRTVLSVSFVLASSLVLQGCSSGNSEADSGDIELTVLNQSRGQAEALTALAAKYSEETGIKVSVDTPGPADFMSKLQSKAQSNSMPDLFSSVGNSEMAPFYKAGWAFNLESEMNGDWSKNFQPDLLKVTKFNEGNPDGVKAGIYSAHWEISVYGLLVNPDKGTINPSVAPATMADLTKKLAEGGEKGQGKFSISASMVPNLIQYYASNYMSDEEIDATFLGKASWKTEAWRKTFKLLEDLAKAGAIASNTIPGGSGDNAAVEKSFFNTRDIGAIFDGSFSIAVARSSAPDFTNYRSLPLPKAADATHEPRARFDTGKGMSVNAKGKHTKESLAFLKWLTAAEQQTYFAKKMGILPSNPEVLKSDTISAQAEGFRDLLPTLQVVPSSLSTDVKNVIQRGSQNLVLGETTPDKLLEDIQVAQDKSK from the coding sequence ATGATGAAGCAACCCCGTCAGGGAACCCCGACCTACGCGCGCCGCACTGTGCTATCGGTTTCGTTCGTACTTGCGTCCAGTCTCGTGCTCCAAGGTTGTTCTTCGGGGAATAGTGAAGCTGACAGCGGTGACATCGAGCTGACAGTTCTCAACCAGTCCCGTGGACAGGCCGAAGCGCTGACTGCCCTTGCGGCGAAGTACTCTGAAGAAACAGGCATCAAAGTATCTGTCGACACCCCTGGTCCCGCGGACTTCATGTCCAAGCTCCAATCTAAGGCCCAGTCCAATTCCATGCCGGATTTGTTCTCCTCCGTTGGCAATTCAGAGATGGCACCCTTCTACAAGGCCGGTTGGGCATTCAACCTTGAGTCGGAAATGAATGGCGACTGGAGCAAGAATTTCCAGCCGGATCTCCTCAAGGTGACAAAATTCAATGAGGGCAACCCTGATGGGGTGAAGGCGGGAATTTACAGCGCACATTGGGAGATATCGGTATACGGGCTTCTCGTTAATCCGGACAAGGGAACCATAAATCCCTCTGTTGCTCCCGCGACTATGGCAGATCTGACGAAGAAGCTAGCCGAGGGAGGCGAAAAGGGGCAGGGTAAATTCTCAATCTCAGCCTCGATGGTTCCCAACCTGATCCAGTACTACGCATCAAACTATATGAGTGACGAGGAAATAGACGCAACTTTCTTGGGCAAAGCGAGCTGGAAAACGGAGGCCTGGCGAAAGACGTTCAAACTCCTTGAGGACCTTGCAAAGGCGGGAGCTATAGCAAGCAACACGATTCCGGGAGGCTCGGGGGATAACGCCGCGGTCGAGAAATCGTTCTTCAACACGCGAGATATAGGAGCAATTTTTGATGGCTCTTTCTCAATTGCAGTGGCAAGGTCGTCAGCGCCTGACTTCACAAATTACCGATCGCTTCCTCTTCCTAAAGCGGCGGATGCAACGCATGAACCCAGAGCGCGCTTTGATACGGGCAAGGGTATGTCAGTGAACGCAAAGGGCAAGCACACCAAAGAGTCCCTGGCGTTCCTGAAATGGCTCACGGCTGCAGAGCAGCAGACGTACTTTGCTAAAAAAATGGGAATACTGCCATCCAATCCGGAAGTCTTGAAGTCCGACACGATTTCTGCCCAGGCAGAAGGCTTCCGAGATCTGCTCCCGACTCTCCAAGTTGTCCCATCTTCGCTTTCGACGGACGTCAAGAATGTGATCCAACGTGGCTCTCAGAACCTCGTCCTGGGGGAGACGACGCCGGACAAGCTTCTTGAAGATATTCAAGTTGCCCAGGACAAGAGCAAATGA
- a CDS encoding polysaccharide deacetylase family protein, with translation MSYPLLETLSQNRKLEQTEPWEDDNERQREFPDEDDVSIPPQLPRTLSVPSRGEVIRSFTGQVPVYWGLEAPGVLKRLPASSGGVVLTVDFCGGPGGNAVDTLLLNALRQNGIPATLFLNSRWIRENPLKSQELANDPLFELANHGSAHSPLSVNGKSAYGIPGTKGPEEIYDEIITSNAVLEDLTGRPQRFFRPGTAYMDDVAVQIVHALGLIPTGFSINGDGGATFTASIVAREVSSAAQGDIVIVHGNHPEGGTAQGLIQALASTRDLNGKFMHFPATVA, from the coding sequence ATGTCCTATCCGCTGCTGGAAACACTCAGCCAGAACCGCAAATTGGAACAAACAGAACCGTGGGAAGACGATAACGAGAGGCAGCGCGAATTTCCGGACGAAGACGACGTATCCATACCCCCTCAACTACCACGGACACTGTCTGTTCCAAGCCGTGGGGAAGTAATCAGGTCTTTCACCGGGCAGGTTCCCGTCTACTGGGGACTTGAAGCGCCAGGGGTGCTGAAACGGCTACCAGCAAGTTCGGGAGGGGTGGTCCTCACAGTGGACTTTTGCGGAGGACCCGGTGGCAACGCAGTGGATACGCTCTTGCTGAATGCCCTGCGGCAAAACGGGATTCCAGCCACCCTTTTCCTCAACTCCCGCTGGATTAGAGAAAATCCTTTGAAGAGCCAAGAACTCGCCAACGATCCTTTGTTCGAACTCGCAAATCACGGCTCCGCCCATTCTCCCTTGTCTGTGAACGGAAAAAGTGCCTACGGCATCCCCGGGACGAAAGGACCAGAGGAAATTTACGACGAAATAATTACAAGCAACGCCGTTCTGGAAGATTTAACCGGGCGGCCCCAACGCTTCTTCCGGCCTGGGACCGCATATATGGACGATGTAGCCGTACAAATAGTCCATGCCCTGGGGCTCATTCCAACCGGCTTCAGTATCAATGGAGATGGAGGAGCTACCTTCACTGCTTCAATCGTTGCCCGAGAAGTATCATCAGCTGCACAAGGGGACATCGTGATCGTCCACGGCAACCACCCCGAGGGTGGAACCGCCCAAGGACTCATTCAGGCCTTGGCCTCAACACGGGACCTAAACGGAAAATTCATGCACTTCCCGGCAACCGTAGCGTAA
- a CDS encoding alpha/beta hydrolase: MDFLLEYNLVDGVLMWTLTVLTAWLLVVLSWRRVPLWWLAAAWIFTGGALLAWLTLWVFEFVLDVVSNLPWQVRAWFTSFVGASVLTGVTFWKSPRWKKVLAVGAVPIFVVTTVVGINSYYGLRPTVAALLGISLAPQLDINKPAQDMTTSMPVLWRDWEAPPNMPATGVTRTQVIPGTLSGFTPRPAGVYLPPVALVDSPPALPLVVMMMGQPDDPDPRFAADALNELAARNRGLAPIVIVVDQLGNPLVDDLCLDTARFGNVETYINKDVVEWARRNLNVIGDARYWTAGGYSHGGQCAISFAAKYPETWGNVLDVSGEEYPGAEHPGSTLREIFHGDQTAYDAQKPEHILNIRQYKGIHAVFTACRDDPAYMTAARKISTAASHAGMTVNLLEIPEGGHGIGALATGLRDGFGILYPRLGLSNPTDGPAP; encoded by the coding sequence GTGGATTTCCTGCTTGAATACAACCTCGTTGATGGCGTTTTGATGTGGACCCTTACGGTGCTCACAGCTTGGCTCCTCGTTGTCCTCAGCTGGCGCAGGGTTCCCTTGTGGTGGCTGGCAGCCGCCTGGATTTTCACGGGCGGCGCGCTGCTGGCGTGGCTGACCCTGTGGGTGTTCGAGTTCGTTTTAGATGTCGTTAGCAACCTTCCATGGCAGGTTAGGGCATGGTTTACTTCCTTCGTCGGGGCTTCGGTACTGACAGGGGTAACCTTCTGGAAGTCTCCTCGGTGGAAAAAAGTTTTGGCTGTAGGTGCTGTCCCGATTTTTGTGGTCACGACCGTAGTCGGGATCAATTCCTACTACGGTCTTCGGCCCACCGTTGCGGCGCTGCTGGGTATATCGCTTGCCCCTCAGCTGGACATCAATAAACCAGCGCAAGACATGACCACCAGCATGCCGGTTCTATGGAGGGACTGGGAAGCTCCGCCGAACATGCCTGCCACCGGTGTCACGAGGACTCAAGTTATTCCAGGAACGTTATCGGGATTTACTCCCAGACCTGCCGGAGTGTACCTCCCTCCAGTCGCCCTTGTGGATTCCCCCCCGGCTCTGCCGCTGGTGGTCATGATGATGGGCCAACCCGATGACCCTGATCCCCGTTTCGCCGCGGATGCACTTAATGAACTAGCGGCCCGGAACCGAGGTCTGGCACCGATCGTAATCGTGGTTGATCAACTGGGTAATCCGCTTGTCGACGACCTTTGTTTGGATACAGCCCGATTTGGCAACGTTGAGACGTACATCAACAAGGATGTCGTGGAGTGGGCGCGAAGGAATTTGAACGTCATCGGTGACGCCAGGTACTGGACAGCGGGTGGATATTCACACGGCGGCCAATGCGCCATCTCATTCGCCGCCAAATACCCGGAAACATGGGGCAACGTCCTTGATGTATCAGGAGAAGAGTACCCCGGAGCCGAGCACCCCGGAAGCACTCTACGAGAGATATTTCACGGGGACCAGACCGCATACGACGCGCAAAAACCCGAGCACATTCTCAATATCCGCCAATACAAGGGCATCCATGCAGTCTTCACCGCCTGCCGCGATGATCCGGCCTACATGACCGCTGCCCGGAAGATAAGCACAGCAGCCAGCCACGCTGGAATGACCGTCAACCTCCTGGAGATCCCGGAAGGCGGGCACGGCATAGGTGCCCTTGCAACTGGCCTTCGCGACGGTTTTGGGATCCTATACCCCCGACTGGGCTTATCCAATCCAACGGACGGACCGGCTCCATGA
- a CDS encoding 2-hydroxy-3-oxopropionate reductase, translated as MSNVAVIGLGIMGLPMAINLVKAGHTVTGFNRSQDKIDKLVSEGGKGASSIADAVKDADVVITMVPDSPDVEGVVSGKDGVFANAKPCALWIDASSIRPDVAVRLAAEAKEAGLRPLNAPVSGGEQGAIDAVLSIMVGGDKADSDDAQDVLNAVGKTIVHVGPSGSGQTVKAANQLIVAVNIEVLGEAIAFLEAYGVDTDAALKVLGGGLAGSKVLDQKGQKMLDRNFDPGFRLALHHKDMGIVTSAAREANVAIPLGAVAAQLVVATANQGDGALDHSGLFKQVLQLSDR; from the coding sequence ATGAGCAACGTTGCAGTCATCGGACTCGGAATCATGGGCCTGCCCATGGCCATCAACCTGGTCAAAGCCGGCCACACCGTCACCGGCTTCAACCGCAGCCAGGACAAGATCGACAAGCTCGTCTCCGAAGGCGGCAAGGGCGCCTCGAGCATCGCCGATGCCGTGAAGGATGCCGACGTCGTCATCACCATGGTGCCGGACTCCCCCGACGTCGAAGGCGTGGTCAGCGGCAAGGACGGTGTCTTCGCCAACGCCAAGCCGTGCGCCCTGTGGATCGACGCCTCCAGCATCCGCCCCGACGTCGCCGTCCGCCTTGCAGCAGAGGCCAAAGAAGCCGGCCTCCGCCCCCTGAACGCCCCGGTTTCCGGCGGCGAACAGGGCGCCATCGACGCCGTCCTGTCCATCATGGTGGGCGGCGACAAGGCAGACTCCGACGACGCCCAGGACGTCCTCAATGCCGTCGGCAAGACCATCGTCCACGTGGGCCCCTCCGGCTCCGGCCAGACCGTTAAGGCTGCAAACCAGCTGATCGTCGCCGTCAACATCGAAGTCCTCGGCGAAGCCATTGCGTTCCTTGAGGCCTATGGCGTGGACACCGACGCCGCCCTCAAGGTCCTCGGCGGCGGCCTGGCCGGCTCCAAGGTCCTGGACCAGAAGGGCCAGAAGATGCTGGACCGCAACTTCGACCCCGGCTTCCGCCTCGCCCTCCACCACAAGGACATGGGCATCGTCACCTCGGCAGCCCGTGAAGCCAACGTCGCCATCCCGCTTGGCGCCGTCGCCGCACAGCTCGTCGTCGCCACCGCCAACCAGGGTGACGGCGCACTGGACCACTCCGGACTCTTCAAGCAGGTCCTCCAGCTCTCAGACCGCTAG
- a CDS encoding carbohydrate ABC transporter permease, which translates to MSSVEVKDQPPTSEVLTARTDAKVHKGGRPRKMDRLGLYGLLAAATIIALFPIFWLVSGAFQTIDELYSGTSLLPKALQWSNFVDAWTKGDLATYLTNSVIYTLCAVAGILIISSLAGYALARMDFAGKGMFTVVILAVMVIPAPAMFLAQYRLLISLGLTNSRIGYVLILMTAGVPMATLIMRSFFSSQPRELEEAAALDGASSFVIFFRVIMPLARPGLAAVGVIQGLNAWNEYLMALVLFDDDALMPIQRGLTSFVSADSPQQHILLAATTISIVPIIVFYLLAQRHIVKGLGAGATK; encoded by the coding sequence ATGTCCTCAGTTGAAGTGAAGGATCAACCGCCAACTTCAGAGGTGCTCACAGCGCGTACAGATGCAAAAGTCCACAAAGGCGGGCGTCCGCGTAAAATGGATAGATTGGGTCTGTACGGGCTACTTGCTGCCGCCACTATCATTGCTTTGTTTCCGATCTTCTGGCTTGTTTCGGGCGCGTTCCAGACGATAGACGAACTGTACAGTGGGACAAGCCTCTTGCCGAAGGCGCTTCAATGGTCCAACTTCGTTGACGCTTGGACCAAAGGTGACCTAGCAACCTATCTCACAAACAGTGTTATATACACACTGTGCGCAGTAGCCGGCATCCTGATCATTTCAAGCTTGGCAGGATACGCCTTAGCTCGAATGGATTTTGCCGGCAAGGGAATGTTTACTGTGGTGATCTTGGCTGTAATGGTCATACCCGCACCGGCAATGTTCCTCGCCCAGTATAGGCTTTTGATTTCGCTGGGCCTGACTAACAGCAGGATCGGGTATGTGTTGATCCTTATGACTGCTGGAGTTCCCATGGCAACTCTAATTATGCGGAGCTTTTTCTCGAGCCAGCCAAGAGAACTTGAAGAGGCGGCGGCACTTGACGGCGCCTCTTCATTCGTAATCTTCTTTCGCGTGATAATGCCCTTAGCCCGACCAGGGCTTGCGGCGGTTGGTGTGATTCAAGGACTGAATGCCTGGAATGAGTATCTTATGGCCCTGGTCCTGTTCGATGATGATGCTCTTATGCCGATTCAGCGCGGACTCACCAGCTTCGTGTCGGCCGACTCTCCGCAACAGCACATCCTACTTGCTGCTACAACAATTTCGATTGTGCCAATTATCGTGTTCTATTTGCTGGCCCAGCGCCACATTGTTAAAGGCCTCGGAGCTGGGGCCACGAAGTAG
- a CDS encoding IS1096 element passenger TnpR family protein — protein MPGSTMTLNQVHRVLQAVFGWEDMHLHRFTALEPFVRLRPANGEVRATT, from the coding sequence ATGCCCGGCAGCACGATGACCCTGAATCAGGTCCACCGGGTTCTCCAGGCGGTCTTTGGTTGGGAGGACATGCACCTGCACAGGTTCACAGCCTTGGAGCCCTTTGTGAGGCTGCGGCCGGCCAATGGCGAAGTTCGCGCGACAACCTGA
- a CDS encoding MarR family winged helix-turn-helix transcriptional regulator: MALAPETAADLVYEIFDLQRAVRCIAAFTSRGEGMGAAQHFVLRLVGEGECRAAVLAARLGIGAPVLSRHIADLEEQSLVVRRKDPGDGRAQLVAITPWGLERLRRLEAERSAAFQEHLWDWNEEDARSAAKTLHQLTQSLVKSAVQARSTTS, from the coding sequence ATGGCACTCGCCCCTGAAACGGCAGCAGACCTCGTGTATGAAATATTCGACCTCCAACGAGCAGTGCGTTGCATCGCTGCATTTACCTCACGAGGGGAAGGAATGGGCGCAGCCCAGCATTTCGTACTTCGGCTTGTAGGTGAGGGGGAGTGCCGGGCTGCTGTGCTCGCTGCGCGGCTCGGCATTGGTGCCCCAGTCCTGAGCCGGCACATCGCGGATTTGGAGGAGCAGAGTCTAGTCGTTCGTCGGAAAGATCCAGGTGATGGCCGTGCTCAGCTTGTTGCCATTACACCATGGGGTCTGGAAAGACTGCGACGCTTGGAGGCCGAACGATCAGCAGCCTTTCAAGAACATCTCTGGGACTGGAACGAGGAAGATGCCCGCAGTGCGGCGAAAACACTGCACCAGCTAACTCAGTCGCTCGTCAAATCTGCCGTGCAGGCCCGGAGCACAACTAGCTAA